The following coding sequences lie in one Verrucomicrobiia bacterium genomic window:
- a CDS encoding two-component regulator propeller domain-containing protein gives MVRYGRFIVLALLALRGWLAGAAEAPSEAPFIVDVWGTSARRPEKRLPQSSVISIIQAHDGYLWLGTLNGLVRFDGNRFTPFDESNTPGLPNNAIVYLFEDSRGWLWVGTDSGGVVLVRDGLVTPLGIGQGSSSSKLMSACEDASGGVWLYLADGQLWRYANGAAVRVDFPSASGCRSVIAEPGGPVWVTMDDTNQVAVGPLSAANQARLPFLQELPAEHKIDFLLASRRQGYWRFADNRIEKWTTNHLDRSLGEYPWLSVPDGTRITSATEDLDGNLIVGVLNAGVYWFNATGQVTRISTAQGLSHAGVLSVCVDREGDLWVGTDGGGLNRFKRRLGEVLSGTAGKVVQSVCEDTNRNLWVGFNGGGIMRWSAGQIRTFGYREGKFTPEDGLFSPNVLSVFADHSGQIWSGTRGPGGLYQFRDEHFQLLTVAGAMGQDVSAIHQDRAGVIWFGTSIGVAGWNGGTWKTFTTREGLSADAVRAIADDANGDLWVGTAGGGLNQISGTNCVVFRKSAEGLPGDNISALLAEADGTLWVGTGSGLARFKGGRWTRYTTRDGLASDSICYLAEDDQGSLWIGSNAGLMRVTKKSLDDFAAGQTTTLVCRTYDEADGLPTSECTSGSQPAAVRTHSGKLWFPTIRGLVGINPAALRQNTNVPPVAIESVLIEGHEQLTNGLRAPLPAQVTVPPAAERLEIQFTSLNLAAPERAVFRYQLEGHEATPTETRNERVARYIKLPPGHYRFHVWAANEDGVWNQTGCSLAVVVLPPFWRTWWFVTLSSLVLLGAIVGVVYWISTQRLQRQLALLRQKEALERERSRIARDLHDQLGANLTRVSLLGELIESDKDEPAEVETHARQISKTAGETSRALDEIVWAANPANDTLEGLVNYVCKYAQEFLTTAGLRCRLDVPAQLPATSIPPDFRHNVFLVAKEAVNNVVKHAQATAVRVQIKLDGGRLLVEVEDDGRGPGGAASAAGRGRNGLRNMTRRMEDVGGSFSITPAPRKGTLVRFAAPLNRS, from the coding sequence ATGGTGCGATACGGCAGATTCATCGTCCTCGCGTTGTTGGCGTTGCGGGGCTGGCTGGCCGGGGCGGCGGAGGCGCCGTCGGAAGCGCCGTTCATCGTGGATGTGTGGGGCACTTCAGCGCGCCGGCCGGAGAAGCGGCTGCCGCAGAGTTCGGTCATTTCCATCATCCAGGCGCACGATGGGTATCTCTGGCTGGGCACGCTGAATGGGCTGGTCCGGTTTGACGGCAACCGCTTTACGCCTTTCGATGAGAGCAACACGCCGGGGCTGCCCAACAATGCGATTGTCTATCTTTTCGAGGACAGCCGTGGCTGGCTTTGGGTGGGCACGGACAGTGGCGGCGTGGTGCTGGTGCGGGACGGATTGGTGACGCCGCTGGGCATCGGCCAGGGTTCGAGCAGCAGCAAACTCATGTCCGCCTGCGAGGATGCGTCCGGCGGGGTGTGGCTTTACCTCGCGGACGGGCAGTTGTGGCGCTACGCGAACGGCGCGGCGGTGCGGGTGGATTTTCCGAGCGCCAGCGGCTGTCGGTCCGTGATCGCCGAACCGGGCGGGCCGGTGTGGGTCACGATGGATGACACCAATCAAGTGGCGGTGGGGCCGCTGTCGGCAGCCAACCAGGCCAGGCTTCCTTTTTTGCAGGAATTACCGGCGGAACACAAAATCGACTTCCTGCTCGCCAGCCGTCGGCAGGGTTACTGGCGGTTCGCGGACAATCGCATTGAAAAGTGGACCACCAATCACCTGGACCGGTCGCTGGGTGAATATCCCTGGTTGAGCGTTCCGGACGGGACGCGCATCACCTCCGCCACGGAGGATTTGGATGGCAATTTGATCGTGGGTGTTTTGAACGCCGGCGTCTATTGGTTTAACGCCACCGGCCAGGTAACCCGCATTTCCACGGCGCAAGGGCTGTCGCATGCCGGTGTGCTTTCCGTGTGCGTGGACCGCGAGGGCGATTTGTGGGTGGGCACGGACGGCGGGGGATTGAACCGGTTCAAACGCCGCCTCGGCGAGGTTCTGTCGGGCACCGCGGGCAAGGTGGTGCAATCCGTCTGCGAGGACACGAACCGCAACTTGTGGGTCGGCTTCAACGGCGGCGGCATCATGCGCTGGAGCGCGGGGCAAATCCGCACCTTCGGGTATCGTGAGGGGAAGTTCACGCCCGAAGACGGTTTGTTCAGCCCGAATGTGCTGTCGGTGTTCGCGGATCATTCCGGCCAGATTTGGAGCGGCACGCGCGGACCGGGCGGTTTGTATCAGTTCCGCGACGAGCATTTTCAACTGCTTACCGTTGCCGGTGCCATGGGGCAGGATGTTTCGGCCATTCATCAGGATCGCGCCGGGGTGATTTGGTTCGGCACGTCCATTGGCGTGGCTGGATGGAACGGGGGCACGTGGAAAACCTTCACGACGCGGGAAGGCCTGTCCGCCGATGCCGTGCGCGCGATTGCCGACGATGCGAATGGCGACCTCTGGGTCGGCACGGCCGGCGGCGGCCTCAACCAGATCTCCGGCACCAACTGCGTCGTCTTCCGCAAGTCGGCCGAGGGCCTGCCGGGGGACAATATTTCCGCCCTGCTGGCCGAGGCCGACGGCACGTTGTGGGTCGGGACAGGCAGCGGGCTGGCGCGGTTCAAGGGAGGCAGGTGGACCCGTTACACCACCCGGGATGGCCTTGCGAGCGACAGCATTTGCTACCTGGCCGAGGATGATCAGGGCAGCCTGTGGATTGGCTCGAACGCCGGGCTGATGCGCGTCACCAAAAAATCACTGGACGATTTCGCGGCCGGCCAAACGACGACGCTGGTCTGCCGCACGTATGACGAGGCGGACGGTTTGCCGACCAGTGAATGCACTTCGGGTTCCCAGCCGGCGGCGGTGCGCACGCACTCGGGAAAGCTCTGGTTCCCCACCATCCGCGGCCTGGTCGGCATCAATCCCGCCGCGTTGAGGCAGAACACCAATGTGCCGCCGGTGGCGATCGAGTCCGTCCTGATTGAAGGACACGAGCAGTTGACCAACGGTCTGCGGGCACCGTTGCCGGCGCAGGTCACCGTGCCACCGGCAGCGGAGCGGCTGGAGATTCAGTTTACCAGCCTGAACCTCGCGGCGCCGGAACGGGCGGTGTTCCGCTACCAGTTGGAGGGGCACGAGGCCACGCCGACGGAAACGCGCAACGAACGGGTGGCGCGCTACATCAAGCTGCCGCCGGGCCATTACCGGTTCCACGTCTGGGCGGCGAACGAAGACGGCGTCTGGAATCAGACGGGCTGTTCGCTCGCCGTCGTGGTGCTGCCGCCGTTCTGGCGGACCTGGTGGTTTGTGACGCTCAGTTCGCTGGTTCTGCTCGGCGCGATTGTGGGGGTGGTTTATTGGATTTCCACCCAGCGCCTGCAACGGCAACTGGCCCTGTTGCGGCAGAAGGAGGCGCTGGAACGCGAACGCTCCCGCATCGCCCGCGACCTGCATGATCAACTCGGCGCCAACCTCACGCGGGTGTCGTTGCTCGGGGAATTGATCGAAAGCGACAAGGACGAGCCGGCGGAAGTGGAGACGCACGCGCGGCAGATTTCCAAAACCGCGGGTGAAACCTCGCGGGCGTTGGATGAAATCGTCTGGGCCGCCAACCCGGCCAACGACACGCTCGAAGGCCTCGTCAACTATGTCTGCAAATATGCGCAGGAATTCCTGACCACCGCCGGGCTGCGCTGCCGGCTGGATGTTCCCGCGCAATTGCCCGCCACGTCGATTCCGCCGGATTTCCGCCATAACGTGTTCCTCGTGGCCAAGGAGGCCGTGAACAACGTCGTGAAGCACGCGCAGGCCACGGCCGTGCGCGTGCAGATCAAACTCGACGGTGGCCGGCTGCTGGTGGAGGTTGAGGACGACGGCCGCGGGCCGGGCGGCGCCGCCTCGGCCGCGGGCCGGGGCAGAAATGGGTTGCGAAACATGACCCGGCGCATGGAGGATGTCGGCGGCAGTTTTTCGATCACCCCGGCGCCGCGCAAAGGCACCCTGGTCCGGTTTGCGGCGCCGCTGAATCGTTCTTGA
- a CDS encoding tagaturonate epimerase family protein: ACLLAAQHGVEICPTWNKSNREHNIIGSEPASVRAAAEAAVKAAGWKKPFYVDADHIGLKTVDRFVAVSDFFTIDVADYIGKPAAAGAVQAFTDRHPELAGQVQIAGIDRPFDISRAEVERIAGKYLLAAQEAGKVYQHIVHAKNGTPFVTEVSMDETDSPQTPPELLIILAAIADEKIPIQTIAPKFTGRFNKGVDYVGDVKQFEKEFNDDLRVIAHAIKRYGLPDTLKLSVHSGSDKFSIYPAISRALKQHGCGVHVKTAGTTWLEEVIGLAEHGGEGLKLAKEIYAGALAHIDELCAPYATVIDIDRAKLPTAAEVNGWTSEQYVRALRHNQADPQFNPSLRQLIHVGFKVAAKMGPRYLKLLEECEATVARNVTGNLFERHIKPLFLAQ; encoded by the coding sequence AGGCCTGCCTGCTCGCCGCGCAACACGGCGTCGAGATCTGCCCGACCTGGAACAAATCCAACCGCGAGCACAACATCATCGGCTCCGAGCCGGCGAGCGTGCGCGCCGCCGCCGAGGCGGCGGTCAAAGCCGCCGGGTGGAAAAAACCGTTCTACGTGGACGCCGACCACATCGGGCTGAAGACCGTGGACCGCTTCGTGGCGGTGTCGGACTTCTTCACGATTGATGTGGCCGACTACATCGGCAAACCCGCCGCGGCGGGCGCGGTGCAGGCGTTTACGGACCGGCATCCGGAACTGGCCGGCCAGGTGCAGATTGCGGGCATTGACCGGCCGTTTGACATTTCCCGCGCCGAAGTCGAGCGCATCGCGGGCAAGTATCTCCTCGCGGCACAGGAAGCCGGCAAGGTCTATCAGCACATCGTTCATGCGAAGAACGGCACGCCGTTCGTCACGGAGGTTTCGATGGACGAAACCGATTCGCCGCAGACGCCGCCCGAGCTGCTCATCATTCTCGCGGCTATTGCGGACGAGAAGATCCCGATCCAAACCATCGCGCCAAAGTTCACGGGGCGCTTCAACAAGGGCGTGGATTACGTGGGCGACGTGAAACAGTTCGAGAAGGAGTTCAACGACGACCTCCGCGTCATCGCGCACGCGATCAAACGCTACGGCCTGCCGGACACGCTCAAGCTCAGCGTCCATTCGGGCAGCGACAAGTTTTCGATCTATCCGGCCATCAGCCGCGCGTTAAAGCAGCACGGCTGCGGTGTCCACGTGAAGACGGCGGGCACGACGTGGCTGGAGGAAGTCATCGGCCTCGCCGAACACGGCGGCGAGGGTTTGAAACTCGCGAAAGAGATTTATGCCGGGGCCTTGGCGCACATTGACGAACTCTGCGCGCCGTATGCCACGGTGATTGACATCGATCGTGCCAAGCTGCCGACGGCGGCGGAGGTGAACGGGTGGACGAGCGAGCAATACGTCCGCGCGCTGCGCCACAACCAGGCCGATCCGCAGTTCAACCCAAGCCTGCGGCAGTTGATCCACGTCGGCTTCAAGGTCGCGGCCAAGATGGGGCCGCGTTACTTGAAGCTGCTGGAGGAATGTGAAGCCACGGTGGCGCGTAACGTCACGGGCAACCTGTTCGAGCGCCACATCAAGCCGCTGTTCCTGGCGCAGTAA